Proteins co-encoded in one Psychromonas sp. L1A2 genomic window:
- a CDS encoding TAXI family TRAP transporter solute-binding subunit, which translates to MFIKKLAITAIAGATLMATSAMAQTKHVVIGTGGQTGVYYQVGGAICRLVNKGTANHDINCTHTTGGSVTNINGLRSGNLDMGVAQSDWQFHAYNGTAPDQFPDGAYKELRSVFSVYPEPFTVVARTDSGIKTFADLKGKKVNVGNPGSGSRGTMEIVMDKMGWTMDDFAVASELKSSEQAAALCDGKVDAIIFTAGHPNGFTQEATTTCDAIIVPVDNAETQALAADNPYYALTTIPGGMYKGTDTDTVTFGVAATFVSTTNTDPEVVYQMVKAVFENFKRFKKMHPAFANLKESDMISKNLSAPLHEGAIRYYKEKGWM; encoded by the coding sequence ATGTTTATTAAAAAACTAGCAATTACTGCAATTGCAGGCGCAACCTTAATGGCAACATCTGCTATGGCTCAAACAAAGCATGTTGTTATTGGTACCGGTGGTCAAACAGGTGTTTATTATCAGGTTGGTGGAGCAATTTGTCGTTTAGTTAATAAAGGAACAGCAAATCACGACATAAACTGTACGCATACTACAGGTGGCTCAGTAACTAATATTAATGGGCTGCGCTCCGGCAATCTTGATATGGGTGTTGCTCAGTCTGATTGGCAATTCCATGCTTATAACGGTACCGCGCCTGATCAATTCCCAGATGGGGCATATAAAGAGCTACGATCGGTTTTCTCTGTTTATCCAGAACCGTTCACTGTTGTTGCTCGCACTGACTCTGGTATCAAGACCTTTGCCGATCTGAAAGGTAAAAAAGTAAATGTCGGCAACCCGGGTTCTGGCTCACGTGGCACTATGGAAATCGTGATGGATAAAATGGGTTGGACAATGGATGATTTTGCCGTTGCATCTGAGCTTAAGTCATCAGAACAAGCTGCCGCTTTATGTGATGGTAAAGTAGATGCGATCATCTTCACTGCTGGACATCCAAATGGTTTTACACAAGAAGCAACGACTACTTGTGATGCTATTATCGTACCGGTAGATAATGCAGAGACACAGGCACTAGCTGCTGACAATCCTTATTATGCATTGACGACTATTCCTGGTGGCATGTACAAAGGTACGGATACAGATACAGTTACATTTGGTGTCGCTGCAACGTTCGTCAGTACAACAAACACAGATCCAGAAGTCGTGTACCAAATGGTTAAGGCTGTATTTGAAAACTTTAAACGTTTCAAAAAAATGCATCCTGCTTTTGCTAATCTAAAAGAGAGCGATATGATCAGTAAAAACCTATCTGCTCCATTACATGAAGGCGCAATACGTTATTACAAAGAAAAAGGCTGGATGTAA
- a CDS encoding aminotransferase class V-fold PLP-dependent enzyme yields the protein MSYNEQQGEFFSDSLVKEIKDKFYHVDIDPITNKKRLFYDNSGGAFRLKAASETFRKLDELPDCPEHGNETAKWLMDIQKEGYQSIETMLNIDSGSIVTSLTASMVMFDMVRAVMENVRGSNVVTTMLEHPSAYDAMVSYAEKTGKELRIAKTNPLTGGVDVEEITKLIDENTCLLCFMYASNVSGALLDEEKIVEQARKIKPDLYIVADAVQHAPHGIIDVTKVPVDGINFAPYKFFGPRGFGVGYVSERLSKIPHNKLIAKPSQYWQLGSPAPAHFAALTEVINYVCWIGEQYCSSDNRRSLFVEGMNRIKLHERALMNAMLEGTGKVKGLRHIEGVHAYLDCDDLTKKDFIMAIGFDNLEYKKAVEMYEEAGVITFERLLSSPYSSRMLESFGLKGAIRVSPIHCHSLQDIEEFLKITETLCSQSHS from the coding sequence ATGAGTTACAACGAACAACAAGGTGAATTTTTTAGTGACTCACTGGTAAAAGAGATCAAAGACAAATTTTATCATGTCGATATAGATCCAATTACGAATAAAAAAAGATTATTTTACGATAACTCAGGTGGCGCTTTTAGACTTAAAGCTGCCAGTGAAACATTCAGAAAATTAGACGAGTTACCCGATTGTCCAGAGCATGGTAATGAGACCGCTAAGTGGCTTATGGATATACAAAAGGAGGGTTATCAATCAATTGAAACAATGCTGAATATTGATTCTGGAAGTATCGTTACATCCCTTACTGCATCAATGGTTATGTTCGATATGGTGAGAGCGGTAATGGAGAACGTGCGAGGAAGCAACGTTGTTACCACTATGTTAGAGCATCCATCTGCTTATGACGCGATGGTCTCTTATGCTGAAAAAACTGGAAAGGAGTTAAGAATAGCAAAAACAAACCCTTTGACGGGCGGTGTGGATGTTGAAGAAATTACAAAACTGATTGATGAAAATACTTGTTTACTGTGTTTTATGTATGCATCAAATGTTTCTGGTGCCTTGCTAGATGAAGAAAAAATAGTTGAACAAGCTAGAAAAATAAAACCAGATCTTTATATCGTCGCAGACGCCGTTCAGCATGCGCCCCATGGCATCATTGACGTCACTAAAGTACCTGTTGATGGAATAAACTTTGCTCCATATAAATTCTTTGGCCCTCGTGGTTTTGGCGTGGGTTATGTTTCTGAAAGACTTTCCAAAATACCCCACAATAAATTAATTGCTAAACCATCTCAATACTGGCAACTCGGAAGCCCTGCGCCTGCGCATTTTGCAGCACTCACAGAAGTTATTAATTATGTCTGTTGGATAGGGGAGCAGTATTGCTCTTCTGACAACAGAAGATCACTTTTTGTTGAAGGAATGAATCGAATCAAACTGCATGAAAGAGCCTTGATGAATGCGATGTTAGAAGGCACGGGAAAGGTAAAAGGTCTTAGGCATATAGAAGGTGTTCATGCTTATTTGGATTGTGATGATTTGACCAAAAAAGATTTTATCATGGCCATTGGCTTTGACAATTTAGAGTATAAAAAAGCAGTAGAAATGTACGAGGAAGCAGGCGTTATTACTTTTGAACGTCTTTTATCGAGCCCTTATTCATCAAGAATGCTTGAATCTTTTGGCTTAAAGGGGGCCATCCGCGTATCGCCTATTCATTGTCATAGTTTACAAGATATAGAAGAGTTTTTAAAAATAACCGAAACACTTTGTAGTCAATCACATAGTTAA
- a CDS encoding LysR family transcriptional regulator, protein MNLEQVETFLVITQTKNLSIAAKNLFISQSAVSHRIRNLEEKLGCKLLIRARGEKLVSLTLKGEEFIEIATRWKNLWNETKLWTLQESKMNLKVASIDSLNTCVFSRLYKDLINSNNAISLNVSSHWSKTIYDLIESHDIDIGLTLNSLKYPNAIAKPLFKSRGVVISSKSSKYPEIVHPNDLKTSNEILFSYIPEYEIWHNFWWEYDQNEYSSVDTVSLLFTMFDLEEKWAIVPIWIARVFEKIHPVKISELSVSPPEYSCYQVSNRNLIPSKLKAIKKFSVALEDYMKTDVFLNSIK, encoded by the coding sequence ATGAATCTTGAGCAGGTTGAAACTTTTTTGGTGATCACTCAGACAAAAAACCTTTCTATCGCGGCTAAAAATCTGTTTATTTCACAGTCAGCTGTTAGCCATCGCATCCGCAATTTAGAAGAAAAACTAGGTTGTAAACTATTGATAAGAGCGCGAGGAGAAAAGCTTGTCAGTCTAACGCTGAAAGGTGAAGAATTTATTGAAATAGCGACTCGCTGGAAAAACCTTTGGAACGAAACTAAGCTTTGGACACTTCAAGAATCGAAAATGAATTTAAAAGTAGCAAGCATTGATAGCTTAAATACTTGTGTTTTTTCAAGACTTTATAAGGATCTTATAAATAGTAATAATGCTATTTCTTTGAATGTTAGTTCTCACTGGAGTAAAACGATTTATGACCTAATTGAAAGTCATGATATTGATATAGGACTGACCCTTAATTCATTAAAATACCCGAATGCCATTGCCAAGCCTTTATTTAAATCTAGAGGAGTGGTCATTTCTTCAAAATCATCAAAATACCCTGAAATAGTCCATCCTAATGATTTAAAAACATCAAATGAAATACTGTTTTCTTACATACCAGAGTATGAAATTTGGCATAATTTTTGGTGGGAATATGATCAAAATGAATATTCTAGCGTTGATACCGTTTCGTTATTATTCACCATGTTTGATTTAGAAGAAAAATGGGCAATCGTTCCCATTTGGATAGCGCGCGTGTTTGAAAAAATTCATCCTGTTAAAATATCAGAACTTTCTGTATCTCCTCCGGAATATTCTTGCTATCAAGTTTCCAACAGAAATCTGATACCAAGCAAGTTAAAAGCAATTAAAAAGTTTTCTGTTGCTCTTGAAGACTATATGAAAACAGACGTATTTCTTAATAGCATTAAATGA
- a CDS encoding carboxypeptidase M32: MSNYEKLTAHYQSINHFNHAQSMLGWDAAANMPSGGNDARSQAMAELSVHIHRLSTQPQLEEWFGEAQQESLNSEQQSSLREMKRQWQQATIVPEKLVQAQSIAGSKCEHAWRSQRQENDWTGFEKNWKEVVKLSREEATIRGEALGLSPYDAMLDKYEPGTTTASLDTLFSDVKSWLPELIEKVLQKQQSQSIIMPSGTFSTANQKSLGLETMKLLKFDFDHGRLDQSVHPFCGGVPSDVRITTRYDEKDFVQALMGIVHETGHARYEQGLPKAFSGLPVGEARSMGVHESQSLFFEMQIGRSKPFITHLSRLSANAFNAHKDPVFAEENLYKIYTQVEKGFIRVDADELTYPAHVIMRYEIERDLINGVIEHTDVPALWDEKMKASLGLSTKGNYKNGCMQDIHWTDGAFGYFPSYTLGAMYAAQYKATMQNTVDIDAAIQSGDLNPIFQWLSDNIWSQASLHTTDELIKRATGETLNAAHFKKHLETRYL; the protein is encoded by the coding sequence ATGTCAAACTACGAAAAACTTACCGCTCATTACCAAAGCATCAATCACTTTAATCATGCTCAATCTATGTTGGGTTGGGATGCCGCAGCTAACATGCCATCAGGTGGTAATGACGCCCGTTCTCAAGCTATGGCAGAATTATCGGTTCATATTCATCGTCTATCGACACAACCACAACTTGAAGAATGGTTTGGTGAGGCACAACAAGAGTCACTTAATTCAGAACAACAATCCAGTTTACGTGAAATGAAACGCCAATGGCAGCAAGCGACAATCGTCCCTGAGAAGTTGGTTCAAGCACAATCTATTGCAGGTTCAAAATGTGAACATGCGTGGCGTTCACAACGTCAAGAAAATGATTGGACAGGCTTTGAAAAAAACTGGAAAGAGGTTGTTAAGCTATCACGTGAAGAAGCAACAATTCGAGGTGAAGCATTAGGCCTTAGCCCTTACGACGCGATGCTGGATAAATATGAACCTGGCACAACTACCGCATCTCTTGATACTTTATTCTCAGATGTAAAAAGTTGGTTACCTGAATTAATTGAAAAAGTGTTGCAGAAGCAGCAATCACAATCGATCATTATGCCATCTGGTACTTTTTCAACTGCGAACCAAAAATCCCTTGGTTTAGAGACTATGAAGTTGTTGAAATTCGATTTTGACCATGGTCGATTAGATCAAAGTGTTCATCCATTCTGTGGCGGTGTTCCATCTGATGTCCGCATTACCACGCGATATGATGAGAAAGACTTTGTGCAAGCGTTAATGGGTATCGTCCACGAAACAGGGCACGCACGTTACGAACAAGGATTGCCAAAAGCATTTTCTGGGTTACCTGTTGGCGAAGCGCGCTCAATGGGCGTTCATGAATCTCAGTCACTTTTCTTTGAAATGCAGATTGGTCGCAGTAAACCCTTTATTACTCATTTATCACGCCTTTCTGCAAACGCATTTAATGCACACAAAGACCCAGTATTTGCAGAAGAGAACCTTTACAAGATTTATACTCAAGTTGAAAAAGGCTTTATTCGAGTGGATGCCGATGAACTCACTTATCCTGCTCATGTGATCATGCGTTATGAGATTGAGCGAGACTTAATTAATGGTGTTATCGAGCACACTGACGTGCCTGCACTGTGGGATGAAAAGATGAAAGCTTCGCTTGGCCTTTCCACCAAAGGTAATTACAAAAATGGCTGTATGCAAGATATCCACTGGACTGACGGTGCATTTGGTTATTTTCCTTCATATACATTAGGTGCGATGTATGCAGCACAATACAAAGCCACTATGCAAAATACCGTGGACATAGATGCAGCTATTCAAAGTGGTGATCTTAATCCTATCTTCCAATGGTTGAGCGATAATATTTGGTCACAAGCATCACTTCACACAACAGATGAATTAATTAAACGTGCAACAGGTGAAACGCTTAACGCTGCACACTTCAAAAAACATTTAGAAACACGTTATTTATAA
- a CDS encoding DUF7482 domain-containing protein: MIFNTKKLLIVTSISLALTACGDDGSDGQDFVTAAPSDITIEFGGRLAQDFLEETEFSTNVNELVAGTPAEFEADEDDVRPGPPSVGADIPVTYFGPAPSDSNPNLIGPVQLLTAGVVDTEQETATVTLPLYEGLLASGGPKDGQRFWYIVTDTSDPENAEALGLNFSAKLAFTDVSAADSNGFTPSAVRRGYYDNNGVLVTEGGAVDFSSVRSVSTSSTDTSGTNNLLDVLNATPGAIGTDNGDEDGFYSPLVKIENARNHIYNAPMVSFNTDEADLSPYCDGISEDEEEAARAILHDSVVSICPGEDGEPGTVTMELTLGFSFGRPVLYLSTDTSAAGPAALEAAIYAPALANIAVGADDSLFSGVERIFGFTNGPVNVNGEVNPQRQGFNSALSGEGLPLNVLGGIPTVATDYSPLWDLNLGEWTEEAIDNGYRSRLTEEFSILGMVERGFLTGPGGSTYGSSGVIINCPIVQRLL; encoded by the coding sequence ATGATATTTAATACGAAGAAATTATTGATAGTCACGTCGATATCGCTTGCTCTGACGGCTTGTGGAGATGATGGTTCTGATGGACAAGATTTTGTCACCGCTGCCCCTTCAGATATTACTATTGAGTTTGGTGGTCGTCTTGCTCAAGATTTTTTGGAAGAAACAGAGTTTTCCACTAACGTAAATGAACTTGTAGCAGGTACTCCAGCTGAGTTTGAAGCAGACGAAGATGATGTTAGGCCTGGGCCTCCATCTGTTGGCGCTGATATTCCAGTTACTTATTTTGGTCCTGCTCCATCTGACTCTAATCCTAATTTAATTGGTCCTGTTCAGTTATTAACAGCAGGGGTAGTGGATACTGAACAAGAAACAGCAACAGTAACGTTACCATTATACGAAGGTCTTCTTGCTTCAGGCGGACCTAAAGATGGCCAACGCTTTTGGTATATTGTTACTGATACATCAGACCCTGAAAATGCTGAAGCATTGGGATTAAATTTCAGTGCAAAACTAGCATTTACAGATGTTTCTGCTGCTGACAGTAATGGCTTCACACCATCAGCGGTTAGACGTGGTTACTATGATAATAACGGTGTATTAGTCACCGAAGGTGGTGCTGTTGATTTTTCTAGCGTAAGAAGTGTATCAACTAGTTCAACTGACACTTCTGGTACTAATAATTTATTAGATGTTTTGAATGCAACGCCTGGTGCTATCGGAACAGATAACGGTGATGAAGATGGTTTTTATAGTCCATTAGTAAAAATTGAAAATGCTAGAAATCATATCTACAACGCGCCTATGGTCTCTTTCAATACTGATGAAGCAGACTTGTCACCTTATTGTGATGGGATTTCTGAAGATGAAGAAGAAGCAGCAAGAGCAATTCTACATGATAGTGTTGTGAGTATTTGTCCTGGTGAAGATGGTGAACCTGGTACTGTTACAATGGAGTTAACATTAGGCTTTAGCTTTGGTCGTCCAGTATTATACCTTTCAACTGATACGTCTGCAGCTGGTCCTGCTGCACTAGAAGCGGCGATATATGCGCCAGCTCTAGCTAATATAGCTGTTGGTGCTGATGATTCTCTGTTTAGTGGAGTTGAGCGTATATTTGGTTTTACCAATGGTCCTGTTAATGTAAACGGTGAAGTTAATCCTCAACGTCAAGGCTTTAATAGCGCATTAAGCGGAGAAGGTTTGCCATTAAATGTGTTGGGTGGTATTCCAACTGTTGCAACAGATTACAGTCCACTTTGGGACCTTAATTTAGGCGAATGGACTGAAGAGGCTATAGATAATGGATATCGCTCTCGATTAACTGAAGAGTTTTCTATTTTAGGTATGGTTGAGCGTGGCTTTTTAACAGGCCCGGGCGGCTCTACTTATGGCTCTAGTGGAGTCATTATAAACTGTCCAATAGTACAAAGACTACTTTAA
- a CDS encoding DUF7482 domain-containing protein has translation MNNFSKLSAIALIVSSTMANFAISEGLGDEVQPSPPSIGTDIPVTYFGPPPSSVEPELIGPLQLLRSGVLDVDAGTITLPLYEGRLKETGESVWYIITDTTDPEVATALGINHAAKLAFADNSRSARIAETDVDGTLMFHWGSVDFSPVHSVTPGELPNAFPPIAFQPGSVGDELYSPLVKIISAGDHVYNAPMVAFNTSAEDLDFCDSTPDYSLVHDKVVRICPEEGTVTMALTPGFSFAKPVLYISTETNDPLPAALEGATYAPGLRDVAVGADDSLFSAVERIFGFTNGPVNVQDGIVNPQRQGFESALRGEGGPLNVLGGIPTVATDYSPLWDLNLGEWTQEAIDSGYVSRLTEEFQILGLVERGFITGPGGAPYGSTGFIINCPIVHRFL, from the coding sequence ATGAATAATTTTTCGAAACTATCGGCAATTGCATTAATTGTCTCATCAACTATGGCAAATTTTGCCATATCTGAAGGGCTGGGTGATGAAGTTCAACCTTCACCTCCTTCTATAGGTACAGATATCCCTGTTACCTATTTTGGTCCACCTCCATCTTCAGTAGAGCCAGAGTTAATTGGTCCACTTCAATTGTTGAGGTCAGGTGTGTTAGATGTTGACGCAGGGACTATTACCTTGCCACTTTATGAAGGTCGACTAAAAGAAACTGGTGAATCAGTCTGGTATATCATTACCGATACTACCGATCCTGAAGTAGCCACAGCACTAGGTATAAATCATGCTGCTAAATTAGCTTTTGCGGATAATTCACGCTCTGCACGAATAGCAGAAACTGATGTAGATGGTACATTGATGTTTCACTGGGGATCAGTTGATTTTTCTCCAGTACATAGCGTGACGCCAGGTGAGCTACCTAATGCATTTCCGCCGATAGCTTTTCAACCAGGTTCTGTAGGCGATGAGTTATATTCTCCACTTGTTAAGATTATCAGTGCTGGAGATCATGTTTACAACGCACCTATGGTCGCTTTTAATACATCAGCAGAAGATTTAGATTTCTGTGATAGCACTCCTGATTACTCTTTAGTTCACGACAAAGTGGTACGAATTTGCCCTGAAGAAGGCACTGTTACCATGGCACTGACTCCAGGTTTTAGTTTTGCTAAACCTGTTTTATATATTTCAACTGAAACTAACGATCCATTACCCGCTGCGTTAGAAGGTGCAACTTATGCACCTGGTTTACGTGATGTTGCTGTAGGTGCGGATGATTCATTATTCAGTGCTGTAGAGCGAATTTTTGGATTTACGAATGGACCTGTAAATGTTCAAGATGGCATAGTCAATCCTCAACGACAAGGTTTTGAAAGTGCGCTAAGAGGTGAAGGTGGCCCTTTAAATGTATTAGGAGGCATACCAACAGTAGCGACTGACTATAGTCCACTTTGGGATCTCAATTTAGGCGAATGGACTCAAGAAGCGATAGATTCGGGGTATGTATCTCGATTAACCGAAGAGTTTCAAATTCTAGGTCTAGTAGAGCGTGGTTTTATCACTGGTCCTGGTGGCGCACCTTATGGGTCAACAGGATTTATTATTAATTGCCCTATAGTCCACCGCTTTTTATAG
- a CDS encoding thermostable hemolysin, producing the protein MKLKQLINLKVVHQSHPLRHEVEQYVASRYKLAFNADITEFMPQFLCIYSHHKLLSVCGYRVASQAPLFLEQYLPETAEAMMAKQFSTTIKRSNLIEFGQLASFSKGISPLHFLLIAKHLVEEGFEWGIFTATDPLYAMMVHLGLTPTILSQASENDISKTQTSWGTYYHNAPRVSAGNLKVGLNQLINLYEKLSERKSRVKAS; encoded by the coding sequence ATGAAACTAAAGCAACTCATTAACTTAAAAGTAGTACATCAATCTCATCCTCTGCGTCATGAAGTTGAGCAATACGTAGCATCCCGTTATAAGCTTGCATTTAATGCAGATATTACTGAATTTATGCCTCAATTTCTCTGTATTTACAGTCACCACAAATTACTCTCAGTTTGTGGTTATCGAGTTGCAAGTCAAGCACCTTTATTTTTAGAGCAATACCTTCCAGAAACAGCCGAAGCAATGATGGCGAAGCAATTTTCAACAACAATAAAGCGCTCAAACTTAATCGAATTCGGTCAACTAGCCAGTTTTTCTAAAGGCATTTCCCCATTACATTTTCTGTTGATTGCAAAACACCTTGTAGAAGAAGGTTTTGAATGGGGTATTTTTACTGCAACCGATCCTCTTTACGCAATGATGGTTCATTTAGGGCTCACCCCTACCATATTATCCCAAGCCTCTGAAAATGATATATCAAAAACGCAAACAAGCTGGGGAACCTATTACCATAACGCGCCTAGAGTTTCTGCTGGTAATTTAAAGGTTGGATTAAATCAATTAATTAACCTTTATGAAAAGTTAAGTGAACGCAAATCTAGAGTAAAAGCATCATGA
- a CDS encoding AMP-binding protein gives MSILFDNIKKFADKHPEKLALRGSSARSIGTVELSYSQLWEEVNLIKQQIIDKQVQCIALRAENSIDWIMIDLASLLANVVLIPIPMFFSHLQVQHILDTANIDLLIGDWTNFTSKEPIKFAFLDSYKLDNKSIENKNIENKDIENKETVNKNKTLSVFPKTAKITFTSGSTGTPKGVCLSAEHLENVTQSLVNTINDIENKPQRHLILLPLSTLLENISGVYVPLQLGLCSVIFSGKAVGLSGSSHFDALTFCKILQQEVPQSLVLTPMLLQVLIQIGSKQPLLIESLKFVAVGGARVSPIIMEQAASLGIPAFEGYGLSECGSVVSLNSPLNNKFGSSGKPLPHCKVTIENDGEILVTGSSMLCYLGQQASKDTISTGDIGFLDEDGYLHITGRKSNLLITSYGRNISPEWIESEAQSYPELQGIVIMGDGQPALTAVVPELGHALESKINAIKKLNSMLPDYAHIGALLSIPTFNNNNHLMTSNGRPIRSHFNQTFNPIIQDSVTSPDSVNLVLIKE, from the coding sequence ATGAGTATATTGTTTGATAATATTAAAAAGTTTGCAGATAAGCACCCTGAAAAATTAGCGCTTCGAGGTTCTTCAGCTCGGAGTATTGGCACTGTAGAGTTATCTTACTCACAGTTGTGGGAGGAAGTTAATTTAATTAAGCAGCAGATAATTGATAAACAGGTTCAATGCATTGCCTTAAGAGCAGAAAATAGCATTGATTGGATAATGATAGATTTAGCAAGTTTACTGGCTAATGTAGTACTTATTCCAATCCCTATGTTTTTTAGCCATCTACAAGTTCAACATATTTTAGATACCGCTAATATAGACTTACTTATCGGAGATTGGACCAACTTTACTTCAAAAGAACCGATAAAGTTTGCATTTTTAGACAGTTATAAACTTGACAATAAAAGCATTGAAAACAAAAACATTGAAAACAAAGATATTGAGAATAAAGAGACTGTAAATAAGAACAAAACCCTCTCTGTATTTCCTAAAACTGCCAAAATAACATTTACGTCTGGCTCCACAGGCACTCCTAAAGGTGTCTGCTTAAGCGCTGAGCATCTAGAAAATGTGACTCAATCATTGGTTAATACCATTAATGATATTGAAAATAAACCACAACGCCATTTAATACTATTACCTCTATCAACCTTACTTGAAAATATCTCAGGTGTTTATGTCCCTCTACAGCTTGGTTTATGCAGTGTCATTTTTAGTGGTAAAGCAGTTGGTTTATCTGGTTCCAGTCACTTTGATGCCCTTACTTTTTGTAAAATATTGCAGCAAGAAGTCCCGCAAAGCTTAGTCCTCACGCCAATGTTATTACAGGTGTTAATACAAATAGGCTCAAAACAACCATTGCTTATTGAAAGCCTTAAATTTGTTGCTGTCGGTGGCGCTCGTGTTTCTCCTATCATAATGGAACAAGCAGCATCATTAGGTATACCCGCTTTTGAAGGATATGGACTATCCGAATGTGGCTCAGTCGTGAGCCTAAACTCTCCATTAAATAATAAATTTGGTAGCAGCGGTAAACCATTACCACACTGTAAAGTAACAATAGAAAATGATGGGGAGATTTTAGTAACAGGATCATCCATGCTTTGTTATTTAGGCCAACAGGCCAGTAAAGATACCATCAGTACAGGCGATATTGGCTTTCTCGACGAAGATGGCTATCTACATATCACAGGCAGAAAAAGCAATTTATTGATAACCAGCTATGGCCGAAATATTTCACCTGAATGGATTGAGTCTGAAGCACAAAGTTATCCAGAGCTGCAAGGTATTGTCATCATGGGGGATGGTCAGCCGGCTTTAACGGCGGTTGTTCCAGAACTAGGACATGCTTTAGAGTCAAAGATCAACGCTATCAAAAAACTTAATAGCATGCTCCCAGATTATGCACATATAGGTGCATTATTATCTATTCCTACATTTAATAATAACAACCATCTAATGACCTCAAATGGGCGCCCAATACGCAGCCATTTTAATCAAACATTTAACCCTATCATACAAGATTCAGTCACCTCTCCTGACTCTGTAAATTTAGTTTTAATTAAGGAATAG
- a CDS encoding TenA family transcriptional regulator, whose product MINKTPQSTIFFDQLQKATEKEQQLMYQLPIFEACKKGNISLNVYCAFLTQAYHHVKHTVPLLMACGSRLNDDYEWLRSALAQYIEEENGHQEWILNDLTACGFNAELARNNQEIGKVTTSIELMVAYLYHQIDRKNPMAFLGMVWVLEGTSVNVGGQIAELVQKTLKLPNTAMTYLSSHSTLDQQHIKLFASIVNQITDKDDQQAIIDGAKMVFTLYGQMLATLPSASIIDKNIESSDES is encoded by the coding sequence ATGATAAATAAAACGCCACAATCGACAATTTTTTTTGATCAACTGCAGAAAGCAACAGAAAAAGAACAGCAATTAATGTATCAATTACCCATTTTTGAAGCTTGTAAAAAAGGCAATATATCGTTAAACGTTTACTGTGCATTTTTAACTCAAGCTTACCATCATGTAAAACATACCGTTCCACTCTTAATGGCATGTGGATCTCGTTTAAATGATGATTATGAATGGTTACGGTCGGCATTGGCTCAATATATAGAAGAAGAAAATGGTCACCAAGAATGGATATTAAATGATCTTACTGCCTGTGGATTTAATGCTGAATTAGCTCGAAATAATCAAGAAATAGGAAAAGTGACTACCAGTATAGAGTTAATGGTGGCATATCTTTACCATCAAATTGATCGAAAAAATCCAATGGCTTTTCTGGGCATGGTTTGGGTGCTAGAAGGCACGAGTGTAAATGTGGGTGGACAAATAGCAGAATTAGTTCAAAAAACACTTAAATTACCAAATACGGCAATGACTTACCTCAGCTCTCATAGCACTCTCGACCAACAACATATCAAACTATTCGCTTCCATAGTCAATCAAATCACTGATAAAGATGACCAACAAGCGATCATTGATGGCGCGAAGATGGTCTTTACATTATATGGTCAAATGTTAGCGACATTACCAAGTGCCTCAATCATCGATAAGAATATTGAGAGCAGTGATGAATCTTAA